A single genomic interval of Lathyrus oleraceus cultivar Zhongwan6 chromosome 7, CAAS_Psat_ZW6_1.0, whole genome shotgun sequence harbors:
- the LOC127105183 gene encoding G-type lectin S-receptor-like serine/threonine-protein kinase RKS1 isoform X1, which yields MDYAKNLLYLVITQNHTYNNLQLNCLIIFLFIFSFCSCSTDTISIHKPITDGGHLLVSKSKTFALGFFTPGKSTSRYVGIWYYNLPIQTVVWVANRDTPINDTSGILSIHSSGNLVLHHNLSTIPIWSTNVSLPHSLTNNNSIVIAQLSDLANLALMLNNTKTVIWESFDHPTDTWLPYLRLGFDRKTNRNRFLQSWKTDADPGKGAFTVNFSTIGKPQLFMYNHDRSWWRGGHWNGELIVGQPYMKRDMPFCNISLVEDDNYVALTYNMFDTSVILRIVLLQSGFFRAFTWDSQESQWNQYWSEPTNQCDDYGTCGSNSNCDPLNLESFKCSCLPGFEPKFPHDWYDSRVGSGGCVRNKGVSVCGNGEGFVKAVNLKVPDTSVAVAKGGLSLEECEKECFRNCSCTAYAAVDVRNGGNGCLAWYGDLMDIQKLGNQGQDLFLRVDKVELANYYKKSKGALDKKIMATILVASIVATVLLSCVCVYCRRKKKRKDKMMRQLNQDSSGEENGAQITTHPNLPFFNFKTIMTATRNCGHENKLGQGGFGSVYKGCLVNGQEIAVKRLSKYSGQGKGEFKNEVTLLVKLQHRNLVRLLGCCFEKEERMLVYEYLPNKSLDFFIFDLNQRSSLDWDKRFEIICGIARGLLYLHQDSRLKIIHRDLKASNVLLDVAMNPKISDFGMARIFGEDEIQARTRRVVGTYGYMAPEYAMEGLYSTKSDVFSYGVLLLEIIAGQRNSHYEKERSSLNLIGHVWTLWTEGRALDIVDPALNQFCPSAIALRCIKIGLLCVQENAMNRPSMSEVVFMLCNETPLYPPQKPAFLFKGNQDFQESSTSGGCSSINELTETIISAR from the exons ATGGATTATGCAAAAAATCTTCTCTACCTTGTCATAACCCAGAATCATACATATAATAATTTGCAGCTAAACTGTTTGATTATATTCCTTTTCATATTCTCTTTTTGCTCTTGTTCTACTGATACCATATCTATTCACAAACCTATAACAGATGGTGGTCACCTCCTCGTTTCTAAATCTAAAACATTTGCACTTGGATTCTTCACTCCCGGAAAATCCACTTCTCGCTATGTTGGAATTTGGTACTACAATTTGCCAATCCAAACTGTTGTTTGGGTTGCAAACAGAGATACTCCAATCAATGACACTTCTGGAATTCTATCAATCCACTCGAGTGGAAATCTAGTACTCCACCATAACCTTAGCACCATTCCCATTTGGTCTACCAATGTTTCATTACCACATTCCCTAACAAATAACAACTCTATTGTTATAGCTCAACTATCAGATTTAGCAAACCTTGCTCTGATGCTAAATAACACCAAAACTGTCATCTGggaaagctttgatcatccaacAGACACCTGGCTTCCATATCTAAGGCTTGGTTTTGATAGAAAAACTAACCGAAACCGGTTCCTTCAATCCTGGAAGACAGATGCTGATCCGGGAAAAGGTGCATTCACAGTGAACTTCAGCACCATTGGTAAACCTCAGTTGTTTATGTACAACCATGATCGTTCTTGGTGGCGTGGGGGACATTGGAACGGAGAATTAATTGTAGGTCAACCTTACATGAAACGAGATATGCCCTTTTGTAACATTTCTTTGGTTGAAGATGACAACTATGTAGCACTCACCTATAACATGTTTGACACGTCTGTCATTCTTAGGATAGTGCTTCTGCAATCTGGGTTCTTTAGAGCATTCACGTGGGACAGTCAAGAGAGCCAATGGAACCAGTACTGGTCTGAACCAACAAACCAATGTGATGACTATGGAACTTGTGGATCAAACAGTAATTGTGATCCTTTGAACTTAGAGAGCTTTAAGTGTTCTTGTTTACCAGGTTTTGAACCCAAATTTCCACATGATTGGTATGATAGTAGAGTCGGGTCAGGAGGATGTGTAAGGAACAAAGGGGTATCTGTTTGTGGAAATGGAGAAGGGTTTGTCAAAGCTGTAAACTTGAAAGTTCCAGATACATCTGTGGCAGTTGCTAAAGGTGGTTTAAGTTTGGAAGAATGTGAGAAAGAATGTTTCAGAAACTGCTCTTGTACTGCCTATGCAGCTGTTGATGTGAGAAATGGTGGAAATGGGTGTTTGGCATGGTACGGGGATTTAATGGACATTCAGAAACTTGGTAATCAAGGCCAGGATTTGTTTTTACGCGTCGATAAAGTTGAACTTG CCAATTACTACAAAAAAAGCAAAGGAGCCCTTGATAAAAAGATAATGGCTACAATTCTTGTAGCTTCTATTGTTGCAACTGTTCTCCTCTCCTGTGTATGCGTGTATTGCCGGCGGAAGAAAAAAAGAAAGG ATAAAATGATGCGGCAATTAAACCAAGATTCCTCTGGAGAAGAGAATGGCGCACAAATAACCACACATCCGAATCTACCATTTTTCAATTTTAAAACGATAATGACAGCTACAAGAAATTGTGGTCATGAGAATAAGCTGGGACAAGGTGGATTTGGCTCTGTGTATAAG GGTTGCTTGGTTAATGGACAAGAGATAGCTGTGAAAAGATTATCCAAATATTCAGGTCAAGGCAAAGGAGAGTTTAAAAACGAAGTTACACTTTTAGTTAAACTCCAACACAGAAATCTAGTGAGATTGCTCGGCTGTTGCTTTGAAAAAGAAGAAAGGATGCTAGTTTACGAATACCTACCAAACAAAAGCCTAGACTTCTTCATATTCG ATCTAAACCAAAGGTCGTCATTGGATTGGGATAAGCGTTTTGAAATTATTTGTGGGATTGCTCGAGGTTTGTTATATCTTCATCAAGATTCAAGACTGAAAATAATTCATAGAGATCTGAAAGCCAGCAACGTTCTCCTTGATGTTGCAATGAATCCCAAAATATCAGATTTTGGTATGGCTAGAATATTTGGAGAAGATGAAATCCAAGCAAGAACAAGAAGAGTTGTCGGAACATA TGGATATATGGCACCTGAATATGCAATGGAAGGACTATATTCAACAAAATCTGATGTCTTCAGTTACGGGGTCTTGCTACTAGAAATTATTGCTGGCCAAAGAAACTCCCATTATGAAAAAGAAAGATCCTCCCTAAATTTAATCGGACAT GTGTGGACACTATGGACAGAGGGAAGAGCCTTGGATATAGTTGATCCAGCACTAAACCAGTTTTGTCCCTCTGCTATAGCTCTAAGATGCATTAAAATTGGACTCTTGTGTGTGCAAGAAAATGCCATGAATAGACCATCAATGTCAGAAGTGGTTTTCATGCTATGCAATGAAACACCTCTTTACCCACCTCAAAAACCAGCATTTTTATTCAAGGGCAACCAAGATTTTCAGGAGTCTTCAACATCAGGAGGATGTTCCTCGATAAATGAATTAACAGAAACTATCATCAGTGCTCGTTAA
- the LOC127105183 gene encoding G-type lectin S-receptor-like serine/threonine-protein kinase RKS1 isoform X2: protein MDYAKNLLYLVITQNHTYNNLQLNCLIIFLFIFSFCSCSTDTISIHKPITDGGHLLVSKSKTFALGFFTPGKSTSRYVGIWYYNLPIQTVVWVANRDTPINDTSGILSIHSSGNLVLHHNLSTIPIWSTNVSLPHSLTNNNSIVIAQLSDLANLALMLNNTKTVIWESFDHPTDTWLPYLRLGFDRKTNRNRFLQSWKTDADPGKGAFTVNFSTIGKPQLFMYNHDRSWWRGGHWNGELIVGQPYMKRDMPFCNISLVEDDNYVALTYNMFDTSVILRIVLLQSGFFRAFTWDSQESQWNQYWSEPTNQCDDYGTCGSNSNCDPLNLESFKCSCLPGFEPKFPHDWYDSRVGSGGCVRNKGVSVCGNGEGFVKAVNLKVPDTSVAVAKGGLSLEECEKECFRNCSCTAYAAVDVRNGGNGCLAWYGDLMDIQKLGNQGQDLFLRVDKVELANYYKKSKGALDKKIMATILVASIVATVLLSCVCVYCRRKKKRKDKMMRQLNQDSSGEENGAQITTHPNLPFFNFKTIMTATRNCGHENKLGQGGFGSVYKGCLVNGQEIAVKRLSKYSGQGKGEFKNEVTLLVKLQHRNLVRLLGCCFEKEERMLVYEYLPNKSLDFFIFDLNQRSSLDWDKRFEIICGIARGLLYLHQDSRLKIIHRDLKASNVLLDVAMNPKISDFGMARIFGEDEIQARTRRVVGTYGYMAPEYAMEGLYSTKSDVFSYGVLLLEIIAGQRNSHYEKERSSLNLIGHIVL, encoded by the exons ATGGATTATGCAAAAAATCTTCTCTACCTTGTCATAACCCAGAATCATACATATAATAATTTGCAGCTAAACTGTTTGATTATATTCCTTTTCATATTCTCTTTTTGCTCTTGTTCTACTGATACCATATCTATTCACAAACCTATAACAGATGGTGGTCACCTCCTCGTTTCTAAATCTAAAACATTTGCACTTGGATTCTTCACTCCCGGAAAATCCACTTCTCGCTATGTTGGAATTTGGTACTACAATTTGCCAATCCAAACTGTTGTTTGGGTTGCAAACAGAGATACTCCAATCAATGACACTTCTGGAATTCTATCAATCCACTCGAGTGGAAATCTAGTACTCCACCATAACCTTAGCACCATTCCCATTTGGTCTACCAATGTTTCATTACCACATTCCCTAACAAATAACAACTCTATTGTTATAGCTCAACTATCAGATTTAGCAAACCTTGCTCTGATGCTAAATAACACCAAAACTGTCATCTGggaaagctttgatcatccaacAGACACCTGGCTTCCATATCTAAGGCTTGGTTTTGATAGAAAAACTAACCGAAACCGGTTCCTTCAATCCTGGAAGACAGATGCTGATCCGGGAAAAGGTGCATTCACAGTGAACTTCAGCACCATTGGTAAACCTCAGTTGTTTATGTACAACCATGATCGTTCTTGGTGGCGTGGGGGACATTGGAACGGAGAATTAATTGTAGGTCAACCTTACATGAAACGAGATATGCCCTTTTGTAACATTTCTTTGGTTGAAGATGACAACTATGTAGCACTCACCTATAACATGTTTGACACGTCTGTCATTCTTAGGATAGTGCTTCTGCAATCTGGGTTCTTTAGAGCATTCACGTGGGACAGTCAAGAGAGCCAATGGAACCAGTACTGGTCTGAACCAACAAACCAATGTGATGACTATGGAACTTGTGGATCAAACAGTAATTGTGATCCTTTGAACTTAGAGAGCTTTAAGTGTTCTTGTTTACCAGGTTTTGAACCCAAATTTCCACATGATTGGTATGATAGTAGAGTCGGGTCAGGAGGATGTGTAAGGAACAAAGGGGTATCTGTTTGTGGAAATGGAGAAGGGTTTGTCAAAGCTGTAAACTTGAAAGTTCCAGATACATCTGTGGCAGTTGCTAAAGGTGGTTTAAGTTTGGAAGAATGTGAGAAAGAATGTTTCAGAAACTGCTCTTGTACTGCCTATGCAGCTGTTGATGTGAGAAATGGTGGAAATGGGTGTTTGGCATGGTACGGGGATTTAATGGACATTCAGAAACTTGGTAATCAAGGCCAGGATTTGTTTTTACGCGTCGATAAAGTTGAACTTG CCAATTACTACAAAAAAAGCAAAGGAGCCCTTGATAAAAAGATAATGGCTACAATTCTTGTAGCTTCTATTGTTGCAACTGTTCTCCTCTCCTGTGTATGCGTGTATTGCCGGCGGAAGAAAAAAAGAAAGG ATAAAATGATGCGGCAATTAAACCAAGATTCCTCTGGAGAAGAGAATGGCGCACAAATAACCACACATCCGAATCTACCATTTTTCAATTTTAAAACGATAATGACAGCTACAAGAAATTGTGGTCATGAGAATAAGCTGGGACAAGGTGGATTTGGCTCTGTGTATAAG GGTTGCTTGGTTAATGGACAAGAGATAGCTGTGAAAAGATTATCCAAATATTCAGGTCAAGGCAAAGGAGAGTTTAAAAACGAAGTTACACTTTTAGTTAAACTCCAACACAGAAATCTAGTGAGATTGCTCGGCTGTTGCTTTGAAAAAGAAGAAAGGATGCTAGTTTACGAATACCTACCAAACAAAAGCCTAGACTTCTTCATATTCG ATCTAAACCAAAGGTCGTCATTGGATTGGGATAAGCGTTTTGAAATTATTTGTGGGATTGCTCGAGGTTTGTTATATCTTCATCAAGATTCAAGACTGAAAATAATTCATAGAGATCTGAAAGCCAGCAACGTTCTCCTTGATGTTGCAATGAATCCCAAAATATCAGATTTTGGTATGGCTAGAATATTTGGAGAAGATGAAATCCAAGCAAGAACAAGAAGAGTTGTCGGAACATA TGGATATATGGCACCTGAATATGCAATGGAAGGACTATATTCAACAAAATCTGATGTCTTCAGTTACGGGGTCTTGCTACTAGAAATTATTGCTGGCCAAAGAAACTCCCATTATGAAAAAGAAAGATCCTCCCTAAATTTAATCGGACAT ATTGTGTTGTGA